The genomic stretch CGCAGAGCGCGCCAGTCACCGCAAAGGCCGCATGCGTCTTGTGCGGTACGAAGTAGCGTGCGGCAACACTGCCTCCGTTTCGCGGGGCGGCGAGCATGGCCATCTTGGGCACGACGCGTCCGGTGACGTCACCGAGCCCCATCCGGCGACCCGCATCGAGGCGCATCGCCTCCATACGTGCGAAGAAGGCGCGATCGGCATCGAGTTCGGCCGAGGATTCGTAGCCGGTCTTGCCGAGATCCATCGCGCGGAAGATCATCATCGGCACGGCGACGTCGATCAACGTCACACGCACGCCTTCGATCTCCTCCACGGGCAGCCCTGTCGGGAATAGGGCTCCGGTTTTTGAGCCGACGATATCCATGAAGTTGAGCCTTATCTCGGCAGCCGTCCCGGGGACCCCGTCGATCGCTGTCGCCCCCTCATAGTTGACCGCACCGTCCGACGTATCGACGATCGCCTCGATGCGGCTCTGGGTATTGACGTCGTAGATGACGACACTGGTCTTGTCGCCCTGGATGGGCACCATCCCAGTTTCGATCGCGAACGGACCTACGCCGGCGAGCATGTTGCCACATGACGGGGATGTGTCCACGATCGCCTGATCCACCGAGACCTGGGCAAAGAGATAGTCGACGTCGACACCCTCGCGACTCGATGGCCCCACCAGTGCAACCTTGCTGGTCAAAGTATCGGAAC from Pseudorhizobium banfieldiae encodes the following:
- a CDS encoding 4-oxalomesaconate tautomerase, encoding MPRQVSIPCTLMRGGTSKGPYFRMDDIPQNAEVRAQVLLAAMGSPDARQIDGLGGSDTLTSKVALVGPSSREGVDVDYLFAQVSVDQAIVDTSPSCGNMLAGVGPFAIETGMVPIQGDKTSVVIYDVNTQSRIEAIVDTSDGAVNYEGATAIDGVPGTAAEIRLNFMDIVGSKTGALFPTGLPVEEIEGVRVTLIDVAVPMMIFRAMDLGKTGYESSAELDADRAFFARMEAMRLDAGRRMGLGDVTGRVVPKMAMLAAPRNGGSVAARYFVPHKTHAAFAVTGALCVSSCVMAPGTVAEGIAKRPDGDDCTVWIEHPSGLIDVAMTTRVNGNGIDIISGGVIRTARKLMEGHVFVPSWILETRTAA